The proteins below come from a single Micropterus dolomieu isolate WLL.071019.BEF.003 ecotype Adirondacks linkage group LG05, ASM2129224v1, whole genome shotgun sequence genomic window:
- the glulb gene encoding glutamine synthetase: protein MATSTSSKLNKAVKQQYMDLPQGDKVQAMYIWIDGSGEGVRCKTRTLDFEPKTIEDLPEWNFDGSSTYQSEGSNSDMFLIPAAMFRDPFRKDPNKLVLCEVLKYNHKPAETNLRNSCKKIMSMVENNQPWFGMEQEYTLLGMDGHPFGWPSNGFPGPQGPYYCAVGADKAYGRDIVEAHYRACLYAGVQICGTNAEVMPAQWEFQVGPCEGINMGDHLWVARFILHRVCEDFGVVASFDPKPIPGNWNGAGCHTNFSTKEMREEGGLKIIEEAIEMLGKRHGYHIRAYDPKGGLDNARRLTGHHETSNIDEFSAGVANRGASIRIPRTVGLTKKGYFEDRRPSANCDPYIVTEALVRTCLLKEEGEEPTDYRT, encoded by the exons ATGGCCACCTCAACCAGTTCAAAACTGAACAAAGCTGTTAAACAGCAGTACATGGATCTCCCTCAGGGGGACAAGGTCCAAGCCATGTACATCTGGATAGATGGTTCTGGAGAGGGAGTGCGCTGCAAGACCAGAACTTTGGATTTTGAACCCAAGACAATTGAGG ATCTTCCTGAGTGGAACTTTGATGGCTCTAGCACCTACCAGTCAGAGGGCTCCAACAGCGATATGTTCCTGATTCCTGCAGCCATGTTCAGGGACCCATTCAGAAAAGACCCCAACAAGCTGGTGCTCTGTGAAGTGCTCAAGTACAACCATAAGCCAGCAG AGACTAATCTGCGCAACAGCTGCAAAAAGATCATGAGCATGGTGGAGAATAACCAACCGTGGTTTGGTATGGAGCAGGAGTACACACTCCTGGGTATGGATGGACATCCCTTTGGCTGGCCCTCCAACGGCTTCCCAGGTCCACAAG GGCCCTATTACTGTGCCGTGGGAGCAGATAAGGCTTATGGACGAGACATAGTGGAGGCACACTACAGAGCCTGTCTGTATGCTGGGGTTCAGATCTGTGGAACCAATGCTGAAGTCATGCCAGCTCAG TGGGAGTTCCAGGTTGGGCCTTGTGAAGGCATCAACATGGGGGACCATCTGTGGGTTGCTCGGTTCATCCTTCACAGAGTGTGTGAGGATTTTGGAGTGGTGGCGTCCTTTGACCCCAAACCAATCCCAGGGAATTGGAACGGTGCCGGCTGCCACACCAACTTCAGCACAAAGGAGATGCGAGAGGAAGGTGGACTGAA AATCATTGAGGAGGCAATCGAAATGCTGGGGAAGAGACACGGGTATCATATACGAGCCTATGATCCCAAAGGTGGGCTCGACAACGCCAGACGCCTCACCGGTCATCACGAAACCTCAAACATCGACGAGTTCTCTGCTGGGGTGGCCAATCGTGGCGCCAGCATCCGCATCCCTCGCACGGTGGGGCTGACCAAGAAGGGCTACTTCGAGGACCGCCGTCCATCCGCCAACTGTGACCCTTACATCGTCACAGAGGCTCTGGTGCGTACATGTTTACTCaaagaagagggagaggagccCACTGACTACAGGACATGA